The following are from one region of the Polyangiaceae bacterium genome:
- a CDS encoding diguanylate cyclase → MVPKRPDDRAASGGERGLRRTTTIRIHSPPRPVATVDDDLVPRSDVPLRDRYLLTVLAGAQLGEVHRVVPEGVVLGRSDTSDLPLSDPGLSWSHAKVTQREDGIYIEDLGSTNGTYVRGERITEPTRLADGDRIRLGGQTMLKLTLADELEERAAHRLYESVVRDPLTGVHNRRYFEERLEAEVAFALRHGSSLAVLFVDVDHFKQVNDKFGHNVGDAVLRILAMSIERVLRPGDLLARFGGEEFVIVARSIGTRNGEILAERIRRTIADLTLPLDGELTLTVSIGVAAIDAGRGARDGAALIAAADAAMYRAKEHGRNRTSVAP, encoded by the coding sequence ATGGTTCCCAAGCGCCCCGACGACCGCGCCGCCAGCGGCGGAGAGCGGGGGCTTCGCCGCACGACGACCATCCGCATCCATTCACCTCCGCGACCGGTGGCGACGGTCGATGACGATCTCGTTCCGCGCTCCGATGTTCCGCTGCGTGACCGCTACTTGCTGACGGTGCTCGCCGGAGCGCAGCTGGGCGAGGTCCACCGCGTGGTGCCCGAAGGCGTCGTGCTCGGGCGCAGCGACACTTCGGACCTGCCGCTGTCGGATCCCGGTCTTTCGTGGTCCCACGCCAAAGTCACGCAACGCGAGGACGGCATCTACATCGAGGATCTGGGCAGCACCAACGGGACCTACGTCCGGGGCGAGCGCATCACCGAGCCCACGCGGCTCGCGGATGGCGACCGCATTCGTCTCGGCGGGCAGACGATGCTGAAGCTCACCCTCGCCGACGAGCTGGAGGAGCGCGCCGCACATCGGCTGTACGAGTCCGTGGTGCGGGATCCGCTCACCGGAGTGCACAATCGGCGCTACTTCGAGGAGCGCCTGGAGGCGGAGGTCGCCTTCGCGCTGCGCCACGGCAGCTCCCTCGCCGTGCTGTTCGTGGACGTGGATCACTTCAAGCAGGTGAACGACAAGTTCGGGCACAACGTGGGGGACGCCGTGTTGCGCATCCTCGCGATGTCCATCGAGCGCGTGCTGCGGCCCGGCGACTTGTTGGCGCGCTTCGGCGGCGAGGAGTTCGTGATCGTGGCGCGCAGCATCGGCACCCGCAACGGCGAGATCCTGGCGGAGCGCATTCGGCGCACCATCGCCGACCTCACGCTGCCGCTCGACGGAGAGCTCACCCTCACCGTGAGCATTGGCGTCGCCGCCATCGACGCGGGTCGCGGCGCGCGGGACGGCGCCGCTCTGATCGCCGCTGCGGACGCCGCGATGTATCGGGCGAAGGAGCACGGACGGAACCGCACGTCCGTGGCGCCCTGA
- a CDS encoding BamA/TamA family outer membrane protein — MRRDVISDVELEGATDVDEDELLDGLATADSSRFLGIWDGVFFDYQVFDENVLARDLERVERYYRARGYYEAKVTAARIIRVDEHHVKVQIRVFQGEPVLIQGVVDVNGAEKLPVEIGAQVLKAVTMRAGERFDEAAFERTSKAIVNTLGDAGYAFAKVTHHAKVNLATHSAQVSFHVDPGEEARYGKVDIVGLESIPQRPVIANLDIREGRRYSRQELVDAQEALMSLGVFSSVEIREDKSRPESHVVPVRVVVRESALRTVRLGGGARFDVLRLSNHLRVGWEHRNFLGDMRRFSIDARPGVTYFPTRIGRFDAPTRLLPENRIHAELRQPSFLEGRTTGFVAGDYSIYPLLYPLPDGADPEKERIIGYNEVKTSVGVERAFFSHHLFVTPSYNWQANFPFTYQGDKPDGLDVVRVSFPELFAILDFRDDRITPHNGVYVSNSLQVAGFVFGGTVSDVRVRPEVRLYKALTRNKKVVLATRMTTGFLFPSNYGETLDPSNPAARQDPTAPAVIRDQHKLLFRAFYSGGPNSNRGYPFRGVGPHGPVGFLVPTGQDCSLDRLKSDGTPVTVDDLPSACIRPLGGLTLWEASLEVRFPIAGDFTGATFVDASDVTRNVGQIRFTVPHVSVGPGVRYLTPVGPVRLDIGYRVPALQQIGELDIQRQEGDPGTVFGLPMAIHIALGEAF, encoded by the coding sequence GTGCGGCGCGACGTGATCTCCGACGTCGAGCTGGAGGGCGCGACGGACGTGGACGAAGACGAGCTGCTCGACGGTCTGGCGACCGCCGACTCGTCGCGCTTTCTCGGCATCTGGGACGGCGTCTTCTTCGACTACCAGGTGTTCGACGAGAACGTGCTGGCGCGCGACCTCGAGCGCGTGGAGCGCTACTACCGCGCCCGCGGCTACTACGAGGCGAAAGTCACGGCCGCGCGAATCATCCGCGTCGACGAGCACCACGTGAAGGTGCAGATCCGGGTGTTCCAGGGAGAGCCGGTGCTGATCCAGGGCGTGGTGGACGTCAACGGCGCCGAGAAGCTGCCGGTGGAGATCGGCGCGCAGGTGCTGAAAGCCGTCACCATGCGCGCGGGGGAACGCTTCGACGAAGCCGCCTTCGAGCGCACGTCCAAAGCCATCGTGAACACCCTGGGGGACGCGGGCTACGCCTTCGCCAAGGTCACTCATCACGCCAAGGTGAACCTGGCCACGCACAGTGCACAGGTCTCGTTCCACGTGGATCCCGGCGAGGAAGCCCGCTACGGCAAAGTGGACATCGTGGGGCTAGAGAGCATCCCCCAGCGCCCGGTGATCGCGAACTTGGACATCCGCGAGGGGCGCCGTTACTCCCGGCAGGAGCTGGTGGACGCACAGGAAGCCTTGATGAGCCTGGGCGTGTTCTCCAGCGTGGAGATCCGTGAAGACAAGTCGCGCCCGGAGAGCCACGTGGTGCCGGTGCGGGTGGTGGTGCGGGAGAGCGCGCTGCGCACCGTGCGGCTGGGCGGCGGCGCCCGCTTCGACGTGCTGCGCCTGTCGAACCACCTGCGCGTCGGCTGGGAGCACCGGAACTTCCTGGGCGACATGCGCCGCTTCTCCATCGACGCACGTCCCGGCGTCACCTATTTCCCGACGCGCATCGGCCGCTTCGACGCGCCCACCCGGCTCTTGCCGGAGAACCGCATTCACGCCGAGCTTCGGCAACCCTCTTTCCTCGAAGGACGCACCACCGGCTTCGTGGCGGGGGACTACAGCATCTATCCCCTCTTGTATCCGCTGCCGGACGGCGCGGATCCCGAGAAGGAGCGCATCATCGGCTACAACGAGGTCAAGACCTCCGTCGGCGTGGAGCGCGCGTTCTTCTCCCATCACTTGTTCGTGACGCCCTCCTACAACTGGCAGGCGAACTTCCCCTTCACCTACCAGGGAGACAAGCCCGACGGCCTCGACGTCGTGCGCGTGAGCTTCCCGGAGCTGTTCGCGATCCTGGACTTTCGTGACGATCGCATCACGCCGCACAACGGCGTGTACGTCTCCAACTCGCTGCAGGTCGCGGGCTTCGTGTTCGGCGGCACGGTGTCGGACGTGCGCGTTCGGCCGGAGGTGCGGCTGTACAAGGCCCTGACCCGCAACAAGAAGGTCGTGCTGGCCACGCGCATGACGACGGGGTTCTTGTTCCCTTCGAACTACGGCGAGACGCTGGATCCGTCGAACCCCGCGGCGCGGCAGGACCCGACGGCGCCGGCGGTCATCCGCGATCAGCACAAGCTCCTGTTCCGCGCTTTCTACTCCGGCGGACCGAACTCCAACCGCGGCTACCCGTTCCGCGGTGTGGGTCCCCACGGGCCCGTCGGCTTCTTGGTGCCAACGGGGCAAGATTGCTCCCTGGACCGCCTCAAGAGCGACGGCACCCCCGTCACGGTGGACGATCTTCCGAGCGCCTGCATCCGGCCGCTGGGCGGGCTCACGCTGTGGGAAGCCTCCCTGGAAGTGCGTTTCCCCATCGCTGGGGACTTCACGGGGGCGACTTTTGTCGACGCCAGCGACGTCACACGAAATGTGGGACAAATTCGTTTCACGGTGCCCCACGTGTCAGTCGGTCCAGGCGTGCGCTATCTCACTCCCGTGGGCCCCGTTCGCCTCGACATCGGTTACCGCGTGCCTGCATTGCAGCAGATCGGTGAGCTCGACATCCAGCGCCAGGAAGGCGATCCGGGGACCGTGTTCGGGTTGCCCATGGCCATCCACATCGCTTTGGGGGAAGCCTTCTGA
- a CDS encoding metallophosphoesterase yields MARTVIVGDIHGCAPELDSLLDRLAFSDGDRLVAVGDLVARGPDTSAVLATLRRVGARSVVGNHDQRLLDARAARAQGERGPRLSPAHERVMARLSEQDWEDLAALPLSLELPEHDAAVVHAGLVPGIPLEQQDPWVLLHVRTLRPDGTPSDRRDAQLWGEVYAGPTHVAFGHNAIDGLQLHPYATGLDTGCVYGGKLSALVLDAGEPVPPAAKRHIVSVDARKEYVPLK; encoded by the coding sequence GTGGCGCGCACCGTGATCGTTGGAGATATCCACGGCTGCGCCCCCGAGCTCGATTCGCTGCTCGATCGGCTGGCCTTCAGCGACGGGGATCGGCTGGTGGCGGTGGGGGACTTGGTGGCGCGGGGGCCGGACACCTCCGCGGTGCTTGCCACCCTGCGGCGCGTGGGGGCGCGCAGCGTGGTGGGCAACCACGATCAGCGCCTGCTGGACGCACGGGCCGCCCGGGCCCAGGGCGAGCGTGGGCCTCGGCTGTCCCCCGCCCATGAGCGGGTGATGGCGCGCCTCTCGGAGCAAGACTGGGAGGACCTCGCCGCCTTGCCGCTGTCCCTGGAGTTACCGGAGCACGACGCCGCGGTGGTCCACGCTGGGCTCGTGCCAGGGATTCCTCTCGAGCAACAGGATCCGTGGGTGCTGCTCCACGTACGCACTCTTCGTCCCGACGGCACCCCGAGCGATCGCCGGGATGCGCAGCTGTGGGGAGAGGTGTACGCGGGTCCGACCCACGTGGCCTTCGGACACAACGCCATCGACGGCCTGCAGCTGCACCCCTACGCCACGGGCCTCGATACGGGTTGCGTGTACGGCGGCAAGCTCTCCGCGCTGGTGCTCGATGCGGGCGAGCCGGTGCCGCCCGCCGCGAAGCGCCACATCGTGAGCGTCGACGCGCGCAAAGAGTATGTCCCCCTCAAGTGA